The following coding sequences are from one Chanos chanos chromosome 12, fChaCha1.1, whole genome shotgun sequence window:
- the LOC115824682 gene encoding major histocompatibility complex class I-related gene protein-like, giving the protein MTPAPFKLRAKNSMSSSVGVVCDGHFGRNFVASQGFDLPDYFELMTVDDVPVFYYDSNTKGASPAPEWMNSTTAQQFRGFIPLEVEIRKLIVVNGLKSATQQFNVTGASTNIYQAHGRCELNPDGTAQAFLDHAFNGKDFVSLDFETKSFVAAVPQAVLYKTLRERDETYLEFLVYFYRTRCVEGIKQFLQQSPMKKVPEVMLVERKNSAFTEITCHVTGFYPQTVQVQWFGSDMQPVVEGIIEGEVLPNGDGSYQIRKSVVIPAEHTDIHNYTCVVQHSSIPGNTSKTWGEILLNPILSDYFQLLFLGLTA; this is encoded by the exons ATGACCCCAGCTCCCTTCAAGTTGAGAGCCAAAAACTCAATGAGTTCATCAGTTGGTGTGGTTTGTGACGGACATTTTGGccggaa TTTTGTTGCATCCCAAGGCTTTGACTTGCCAGATTACTTTGAGTTAATGACTGTGGATGATGTGCCAGTCTTCTACTATGACAGTAATACGAAAGGTGCATCGCCTGCCCCTGAATGGAtgaacagcacaacagcacaacAATTCCGGGGGTTCATCCCTTTAGAAGTAGAAATCCGCAAGCTCATAGTAGTGAACGGTCTGAAATCAGCCACACAGCAGTTTAATGTCACAG GTGCTTCCACAAACATTTATCAGGCCCACGGTCGATGTGAACTCAACCCTGATGGAACTGCACAAGCCTTTTTAGATCATGCATTTAATGGCAAGGACTTTGTAAGCCTTGATTTTGAGACTAAATCATTTGTAGCCGCGGTGCCTCAAGCTGTCCTCTATAAGacgctgagggagagagatgaaacctACCTTGAATTTCTTGTCTATTTCTATCGTACACGCTGTGTTGAAGGAATTAAGCAGTTCCTCCAACAATCTCCCATGAAGAAAG TTCCAGAGGTCATGTTGGTTGAGAGGAAAAACTCTGCCTTCACAGAGATcacatgtcatgtgactgggTTCTACCCACAAACAGTGCAGGTTCAGTGGTTTGGGTCAGACATGCAGCCTGTGGTTGAGGGGATTATTGAAGGTGAAGTCTTACCAAATGGAGATGGTTCTTATCAGATAAGAAAGAGTGTTGTGataccagcagaacacacagacatacataacTACACCTGTGTGGTCCAGCATAGCAGCATACCTGGAAATACCAGCAAAACTTGGGGTGAGATCCTGCTGAATCCAATACTGAGTGATTACTTTCAACTTTTATTCCTGGGTTTGACAGCTTAA